A section of the Amblyomma americanum isolate KBUSLIRL-KWMA chromosome 2, ASM5285725v1, whole genome shotgun sequence genome encodes:
- the LOC144119977 gene encoding uncharacterized protein LOC144119977, with amino-acid sequence MDHHGLMNERRAERRAERTWAPEGWKAYRRIDATCRRQANRRTRESWAGICRSLQSARQSSRAWRLFRSLLQVATSRHPVLGAAIARGVSYLAMAEQLADHFSASLTVSVPPLVPLAQPPPGRPPLPAGVTSSVAALCEAPITPHELHRALHRSKQRSAPGADGLTLQMLRNLGAPEQARLLDAFNIIWDSGILPESWSTAIVVPIRKARKPLKALSSYRPVSLTSAACKSMEFVALQRLSWIARASDFLSECQTGFRRHRCTADSIADVVSCLEEAKQQGEVAFLVLLDVQAAFDSLPHSMIEQALDDLGVTGRLRRFVTAFLSNRSMQVRVGGTLSSPRPITAGVPQGSVLSPFLFNLVMAGLPNAIQQDRLRVFCSLYADDIALWVRAPRKHIVSARRALQRALDAVKSFLTSKGLVLSATKSEALLVHPRGARATAGIRTLQIDGTNLPWRQQVRYLGLTIDHRLTWISADNPLLLHLDRVGRTAERLLARGNGCSASWAIRLFEAARTSAVLYALPLVTLRDTRLNRLEIARRKWIRRLLGVPRNSQTPATLAKAGVLPLNLLLLQRGLTHTDRLHHVPDGEALCARLLGRPHSRMGMLAGAYLESLGQPSSHLALPPLPTRPPLQVFLDFRGTSKRRTPAAAIKQAAAAFLEECGDSTLLFTDGSVLPASGRAAAALVAPQLGVTKTCRLSFPGSSTAAELAGLHLAADHMAALPPGPVAVLCDSRPALQLLTRSHDVVATTSQLRARLHALENAGRRITLHWVPGHSGIEGNDLADASAKSAHADGSPVSLAVTQHDFARSLLLQVVRTLHPDRRIAARKPFRRLSDQLPRRDRSLLLRLRIGCTWTPSRLYVHGRASSPACPSCGDTGTLGHLLLACPAHDLPRQRLESGYRALGLRTTTEDDLLFPVRNQLQAHRVLLSFLGESGLSLLL; translated from the exons ATGGACCATCACGGACTCATGAACGA GCGCCGTGCGGAACGCAGGGCGGAGAGGACGTGGGCCCCCGAGGGCTGGAAGGCCTACCGCAGGAtcgacgccacctgccgccgccaGGCCAACCGACGGACAAGAGAGAGCTGGGCCGGCATCTGCCGCTCACTCCAGTCTGCGCGGCAGTCCTCCAGGGCCTGGCGACTGTTCCGGTCCCTCTTGCAGGTGGCCACCAGCCGACACCCTGTCCTGGGTGCAGCCATCGCCAGGGGGGTCTCCTACCTGGCCATGGCTGAGCAGCTGGCCGACCACTTTTCAGCCAGCCTCACGGTCTCTGTCCCTCCTCTGGTCCCCTTGGCCCAGCCTCCTCCCGGACGACCCCCTCTTCCGGCAGGCGTAACCAGTTCCGTTGCAGCCCTGTGTGAAGCCCCCATCACCCCTCATGAGCTCCACCGGGCCCTCCACCGCTCCAAGCAGCGGAGCGCTCCTGGGGCAGATGGGCTCACTTtgcagatgctgcggaacctggGTGCCCCAGAGCAGGCCCGCCTCCTGGATGCCTTCAACATCATCTGGGACAGCGGCATCCTCCCGGAGAGCTGGTCCACGGCAATCGTGGTCCCGATCCGGAAGGCCAGGAAACCCCTCAAGGCTCTTTCCTCCTACCGACCTGTGTCGCtgacttcagcagcctgcaagtcaATGGAGTTTGTGGCCCTGCAACGCCTCTCCTGGATAGCCAGGGCCAGCGACTTCCTCTCCGAGTGCCAGACGGGCTTCCGCAGGCACCGCTGCACAGCAGACTCCATTGCCGATGTGGTCTCCTGCCTGGAGGAGGCCAAGCAGCAGGGAGAGGTTGCCTTCCTGGTCCTACTGGACGTCCAGGCAGCCTTTGACAGCCTGCCCCACTCCATGATCGAGCAGGCTCTAGACGATCTTGGAGTGACCGGGCGGTTGCGCCGTTTCGTAACCGCCTTTCTTTCCAACCGGTCCATGCAGGTTCGGGTCGGGGGCACCCTGAGCTCTCCTCGCCCCATCACCGCCGgggttccgcagggctcagtcctcAGCCCATTcctcttcaacctggtcatggCCGGCCTCCCGAACGCCATCCAGCAGGATCGCCTCCGTGTCTTCTGCTCTCTTTACGCAGATGACATCGCTCTCTGGGTCCGCGCCCCCCGCAAGCACATCGTCTCTGCAAGGCGGGCTCTCCAGCGGGCCCTCGACGCGGTGAAGTCCTTCCTGACTTCCAAGGGCCTGGTGCTCTCCGCCACAAAGTCGGAGGCCCTTCTCGTCCACCCACGAGGTGCACGGGCCACGGCCGGGATCCGCACCTTGCAGATCGACGGCACCAACCTGCCCTGGAGACAACAAGTGAGGTACCTTGGGCTAACCATTGACCATCGCCTCACTTGGATCTCAGCAGACAATCCCCTCCTGCTCCACCTGGACCGCGTCGGCCGAACGGCCGAGCGCCTCCTGGCACGTGGGAACGGCTGCTCTGCCTCCTGGGCCATCCGGCTGTTCGAGGCTGCTAGGACGTCGGCAGTCCTCTACGCCCTCCCCCTGGTGACCCTCAGGGACACCCGGCTCAACCGCCTCGAGATTGCTCGGCGGAAGTGGATCCGCCGTCTCCTGGGAGTCCCACGGAACTCCCAGACCCCGGCCACCCTTGCCAAAGCGGGGGTGCTCCCACTAAACCTTCTGTTATTGCAGAGAGGCCTCACACACACGGACCGGCTCCACCATGTACCTGACGGTGAAGCCCTCTGTGCACGTCTCTTGGGGCGCCCCCACTCCAGGATGGGCATGCTCGCTGGCGCCTACCTGGAGTCCCTGGGCCAACCCAGCAGCCATCTGGCCCTCCCCCCGCTCCCCACGCGTCCTCCTCTGCAGGTCTTCCTGGACTTTAGAGGAACGTCCAAGCGCCGCACACCGGCTGCAGCCATCAAgcaggctgctgctgcctttCTGGAGGAGTGCGGAGACTCCACTCTCCTCTTCACCGATGGGTCGGTACTGCCGGCCTCAGGTCGGGCAGCTGCGGCTCTCGTGGCCCCGCAGTTGGGAGTCACCAAGACTTGCAGGCTCTCCTTCCCAGGCAGTTCGACAGCGGCCGAGCTGGCAGGACTCCACCTGGCGGCTGACCACATGGCGGCCCTCCCACCTGGTCCTGTGGCAGTCCTCTGCGACTCCCGGCCAGCCCTGCAGCTGCTGACCAGGTCTCACGATGTCGTGGCCACCACCTCTCAGCTCAGGGCCCGTCTGCACGCCCTGGAGAATGCGGGCCGCCGGATCACGCTGCATTGGGTGCCGGGCCACTCCGGCATTGAGGGCAACGACCTGGCTGATGCTTCGGCCAAGTCAGCTCACGCCGATGGGTCCCCGGTATCCTTGGCAGTGACCCAACACGATTTTGCCCGCTCTCTCCTGTTGCAGGTGGTGCGGACCCTTCACCCGGACCGGAGAATAGCGGCCCGAAAGCCCTTCCGccggctctcggaccagctgccCCGGCGGGACCGTTCCCTCCTTCTGCGTCTCCGAATCGGATGTACGTGGACGCCTTCCAGGCTATACGTCCATGGCCGGGCCTCCTCCCCTGCCTGCCCTTCTTGCGGTGACACGGGCACTCTCGGTCACCTTCTGTTGGCGTGCCCGGCCCACGACCTCCCCAGGCAACGCCTGGAGTCGGGCTACCGGGCACTTGGTCTCCGGACCACCACGGAGGACGACCTCCTGTTCCCGGTCCGCAACCAGCTCCAGGCGCACCGGGTTCTCCTCTCCTTTCTTGGCGAGTCTGGCCTGAGCCTCCTCCTCTAG